The window CATTAATTGGGTGTTTATGTTGTATTAGACTTTCCTGATTATGTGTTATTATCGGAGTCCTAACTCCTACGTCATAATATCATATTGTAAGAGTAAGTGTGAAAAGGATCTATGATAGAATAAGTTAAGATGTCAATCTCCATTATATGGGGCTAAGTTGCATTATAATATAACATGGTTGCTTCAAATAATGCATGGTGTGCCATTTGTTAATTGGATTTATGATTATGTACTCCGTTCAAGAACCAATAGTACATGATCAACTGATTTTAGGGAGTGCTATGATCTATCTCAATTACATAGATAATGAAAATCTGAGGACAATTTTTTCAGTGTTTATATTAGTTTTTCAGTTTTTATAAGAGGTTTTTCTGATGGTTTTTATCCGTCATTAAATGTTGATTTTGTTATTTATTTTACTTATAAGAGGCTATACCGACGAAATGTTAGTCGGATATTTATTATGTATTTATGAGAACCTACCGGCAAGTTTTTGTCGTAAAATAAAATGTCTTGGTAAAAAATTCTACCTGCAACTTGTTCCTCGACAGAGGTGCATCTCAAACTTTACATATATACGAATTTTAATGGTTCTAAATTTCTGACCAAAAAATAAATAAATTTTAGTGCTAAATATTCAAGAAATTAGGTCTCACAAGGTCACAACACTTCCTTTGGAACTCACATAACAAAATCTCAAAAGAAAAATCTGCAGATTTTCCTCATAAAATGTGTGTTATAGAAGCAATTGACACAGTTCTAGCCAAATTCAAGTCCGCCCAAAAACACATTTTCTTTTCGTTTGAAATTCCCCAACTGCAAAGTCTATAGGTGGGCTTTGATTTTGCTAGATATCAGTAATGCTCCAATATGTTGGGCAGATTTCTTTATCCCTATTACCAGCAGATATGATGGCAATGGTATTCAAGCCCTTCAGTCTGAGCACGTAACTACACTTTGTTCTGCCATGAAACCAATTAAGAAAAAATGCATTTTAGAAGAAATCCATAAAGTAAAGAAGTGAAAAAAGAGGGGAAAAAAAGAATGCACAAGGTAAAGAAGTAGAAAAAAAAAGGGAAAACTAAGATTGCATAGACTGAGAATCGAACCTAGGTTGGACTGATATCAGCAATTATACAAAACCATGCCTGCAAATGCACACGTTAACAATTTTATTTTAACAATGAACCCAACCAAGCTCTTACCTGGCTCTGCGCCTGCAAGTGTTGATATACAAGTTGTATCTGTAGATCGGTTTGGACTTGCTGCTTTCTGGTAAGGAAGATTTTGGCCTTAAGTTTATGTTTTGGATGTGATTTGTTCATGAAAATAAACTTACATCATGCTACTGAATCAAATCTAGTAAGCTAATATTCATTTGTACACTTAAAAGTTGTTGTAAAACGAAAGTGAAAAGATTGAGAAAAGAGAGAAACAACCAAGAGAATAAGAGAATGTGTTGTATCTTATTGAGTATAAAACTATCTCTTATATAGTGATGAAATCAGTATGTAAATTACAAAAATATCTCTAATAAGCTAATTACAAGAATGTCCACTAACTAATAAATATTTACAACAAAAGTCACATACTTTCAGCTTTGTAGGTTTCCAATAATGGTGCCTCACAACTATGTGACTCTCTCAAGCTATCAAAGCCATATTCTTGATCCATCTTTTCTTCTTCCTTTGTCTTTCCCCATATCACCCCATAAAATCCTATGGATATCATTACAGCTCCAATAATACTGCACATTTTAGTATCAACATTAGTTGCAGCTTCTTTTCATCTTATAAAGTTGATTAGACTCATGGAAAAAGAAGTAATAAGTTAATAACACTAGGGAGGGAGCAAGCAAGACCTGCCGAGAAAGAGATCATCGCCGAGGAATATTACACTGGATGCAGCAGCAATGACAATTGACAAGGGCTTGAAGATTGATACATACACAGGACCTTTCAAGTTTAGGCTCCATGTCTTAACAACGGTGCTCAAGGCTGAACTAAAGATCCCCTAGAATCCACAATTAATTCCACATTACTGTTAGCTAGTAGTATCGGTAATGTGTATAATAGGCCTCAATCGGATTAGCTTCTTACCGAGTATATAATGGCAGCCAACGCTACCCCAGGCCTTAGTCTCCAGGCACTTAAGTTTGTTTCAGCTATTAGTACACAAAATGGTGCTGATACAATTGTTCCAAACAAGTTGTATAACAGTGCCAAAACTAGCTCAGCCGGGTATGTCTTCATAATATGTGTCTGCAACAACCCATGTTACAGAGTTCATGACCAATATGCCCGGAACCAGATTGAGATCATATAAGGCTTACAACATTTTACCTGGTTTTCTACTTTGGTTCATGTAGTTCTACTTTTATAATCAGAGGTCTTGAAGTCTAGTTACACTTGCTCTCAACTTCAAATTGATCATATTGATAGACATGAACCTCAGTAGTGTCTCATCGAACATTCTTACCTTCATGTGATGGATGAGTCATATGACACTGAAGTTGGTTGCTTAGCTCAAGTGCTCAACTAAACTACAAGACCTTGATTGCCAAAATTTCAAGGACTAAACATGTCACTAAACCAAAAGTTAATGTATTACTAAGCTTGTGGAAATTACCTGAAGTATAGACCAGGTAGAGAACAGAAGGTACCCAACAGTAAGTAATAGGCCACCTTTTACCCAATCCTTTTCTGATGCAGTGGATAGAACTATTGGGCCCCTATAGAGAACCACCACCAGAGCACCTGATATTGACACTAAAGTACCAATGACTTTGGCTTGTGTGCTAGTGCTTCTCATACTCAGCATTTCCATTCTATTGGGGCATCCACAAGAAAATGCACACCCAAAGAAAAACAAGAATCAATGCCCAAAATATCTCTGTCTTAATCAATGAAAGAATACAATACTAGGTAATTTAGCAGCTCTCTGGTGCAGGTTGATTCTGTGCTCCAGGTCCACAAAACTTAGGATATTATCAAGTGATATTAACCTGAAGATGATGGCAAGTATGAAAGTAAAAGCCGGCGTGAGGTTGCTGATAGCTGAAGCAAGAGTTGGTGAACTGTAATCTATACCTTTATATGCACATATATTTGCCATAAACCTGCTTCATCAAACATGAAACATATGTAATCAGTCACTTTTCACAGTTAGAAGACCAGGGTACTCGGCTTCGTGTTCAAGTAATAATTTTGATACCCAATGAATCCAAGGATGAAAGCTTTCACTATAAGAGAGAGCTCAAATGGAGGAAGCCTTGTTCTGCTGGATATCAGATATGTAAAAAGAGTTTAGAATTATAGATTGGGGTGTATATGTCACGCTGCAGGCCTGCAGTGAAAACTTAAGAGAGTAAATTACATGGATTAGTACCTGGGAAATACGAAAGGAAGAGGGAGAAGAAGAACAGTGGCAAAGGCATAAGAGTAGACAATGAAGACATAGTTACTCATCCCTCTTGAGGTTGCTGACTTGAACAAGATGTTTAAGCCAACGTTGGTGCTCTCCACTGTAACCATGGCTACAAAGGGCAACACATCTCTGTAACAAGACCTCCCTGCCATTCTCTTTCTCTTTCTCTCTCTTTCTCAGTTCTCACTCCCCCCTCTCTCTCTCAATGATTTCTCGATGAAGTATTCTTCTTTGGTAAATTTCGTATAGAGCTGTTCCTTAATTATCAGGAGACTTTTCTTAGCATTTTAATAGATGGTTGGTGGACCAACATATCTTGCTTTCTTAAGGTTCCTACCTAAGCCAACTATTTCTTTGAGGCTTACCTCTACGGCTCTCTGTGGCTTGGACTTTTGTCAAGGAAAATTTGGAGCTTAATGAGCCAAATATCTTAGCAACTTGCTAGAGACAGAGAAGGGGAATTTCAGTTCATTACATAATTTAAATGATGGACATTTTTGCCTTCCTGATCAGTCTTCAAGCAGCCAGTATTCATCTATGTAGATGATGTTACATACTTTCAACTTTGTAGGTTTCCAAAAATGGTGCATTACCACTATGTAACCCTCTCAAGTTATCAAAGTCATAGTCTTGATCTCTCATTTCTTCTTCCTTTGCTTGTCCCCATATTACACCATAAAACCCTATGGATATCATTACAGCACCAACAACACTGCAAATTTAGGTGTCAACATTAGTTGCAGCTTCTTTCCTGTCATAAAGTTGATTAAACTCTTGAAGAAAAAAGTAATAACACAAAGGAGAGAGTGAGCAAGACCTGCCGAGAAAGAGATCATCGCTGAGGAATATGACACTGGATGCAGCAGCAATGCCAATCGACAATGGCTTGAAAATCGATACATACACAGGACCCTTCAAGTTTAGGCTCCATGTCACAACAATGGTGCTGAACGCTGTACTAAAGAACCCCTAAACTTATGGAAACACAAAAACATTCTACAGTTAATTCGACATATATTACCTTTGTGTTGGCTGTTAGTACTGTTATTATGCATGATAGTCTCAGTCAGATAATTTCTTACCGAGTATATAACTGCAATCAGCGCTATGACAGGCCGTAGTCTCCAGGCACTTAAGTTTGTTTCAGCTACTAAAAAACAAACTGGTGCTGATATAATGGTTCCAAACAAATTGTACAACAATGCCAGAACTAGCTCAACCGGGTATGTCTTCATGATATGTGTCTGTAATAACATGCTACATATATAATTTGACTAATAGGCCAGAAACCAGATTGAATTTTTTTTTTCTTTAGGACAGCAAGATTATTGTCACCTGGTTTTCTACTTTGGTTAGTGTGCTGCTGATCTTAATGACCATTAATAAGTAAATGTATTAGTTACATTTGCAACCAACTTCAGTCAGTTGAAATGATACAATACCTTTGATCACCTTAGGTTAGGTTCTGATCTTACATTCT of the Fragaria vesca subsp. vesca linkage group LG6, FraVesHawaii_1.0, whole genome shotgun sequence genome contains:
- the LOC101312176 gene encoding auxin-induced protein 5NG4-like, with the protein product MAGRSCYRDVLPFVAMVTVESTNVGLNILFKSATSRGMSNYVFIVYSYAFATVLLLPLPFVFPSRTRLPPFELSLIVKAFILGFIGFMANICAYKGIDYSSPTLASAISNLTPAFTFILAIIFRMEMLSMRSTSTQAKVIGTLVSISGALVVVLYRGPIVLSTASEKDWVKGGLLLTVGYLLFSTWSILQTHIMKTYPAELVLALLYNLFGTIVSAPFCVLIAETNLSAWRLRPGVALAAIIYSGIFSSALSTVVKTWSLNLKGPVYVSIFKPLSIVIAAASSVIFLGDDLFLGSIIGAVMISIGFYGVIWGKTKEEEKMDQEYGFDSLRESHSCEAPLLETYKAESM